A genomic segment from Brienomyrus brachyistius isolate T26 chromosome 9, BBRACH_0.4, whole genome shotgun sequence encodes:
- the vwde gene encoding von Willebrand factor D and EGF domain-containing protein: MQSTDPSCVTSRGCSRMGLLCCSPSLVKTMLAVASLILLAKLCEGRSDVSRGVAIPFVFDPKATCEPPCKHAGICIRNNTCFCSKGYEGEVCQYATCDPKCKNGGECLRPGKCRCPPGFGGKYCHKVVCDGGCWNGGECIAENWVVKCLCPSSWTGSKCQEAICPQGCQNGGSCVAPGICSCPEGWLGGACHVAVCKRPCLNGGKCISPSVCRCRVPFSGPQCEVRKMF; encoded by the exons ATGCAGTCTACGGATCCGTCATGtgtcaccagcagggggtgctcaaGG ATGGGGCTGCTGTGCTGCTCTCCCTCACTGGTGAAGACAATGCTTGCAGTGGCTTCCTTGATCCTGCTGGCGAAGCTCTGCGAGGGCCGGTCGGATGTGTCCCGTGGCGTCGCGATTCCTTTCGTGTTTGACCCCAAAGCCACATGTGAACCACCTTGTAAACATGCAGGCATCTGTATCCGAAACAACACCTGCTTCTGCTCCAAGGGCTACGAGGGAGAAGTCTGCCAGTATG CTACCTGTGACCCCAAATGTAAGAATGGGGGGGAATGTCTTCGTCCTGGGAAATGCAGATGTCCTCCGGGATTTGGGGGGAAATACTGTCATAAAG TGGTGTGCGACGGAGGCTGCTGGAACGGGGGGGAGTGCATTGCGGAGAACTGGGTGGTGAAATGCCTCTGTCCCTCCAGCTGGACGGGCTCCAAATGCCAGGAAG CGATATGTCCCCAGGGATGCCAGAACGGGGGCAGCTGTGTGGCCCCAGGCATCTGTAGCTGCCCCGAGGGCTGGCTTGGAGGAGCCTGCCATGTTG CTGTGTGTAAACGGCCGTGTTTAAATGGCGGGAAGTGCATCTCCCCAAGCGTGTGCAGATGCCGTGTCCCTTTCTCTGGGCCGCAGTGTGAAGTGAGGAAAATGTTTTAA
- the tmem106ba gene encoding transmembrane protein 106Ba, producing the protein MGKSFSHLPKHKNESCDSLTSAPEYADSQSDDGKGGDVSQFPYVEFTGRDSVTCPTCQGTGRIPRGQENQLVALIPYSDQRLRPRRTKLYVTVSVSVCLLLSALAVFFLFPRTIDVTYVGVKSALVTYNQTRRTVYINITNMLNITNNNYYSVEVANITAQVQFSKTVIGKTRINNVTSIGPLEMRQIDYMVPTIIADEMSYMYDYCTLQTIKVHNIVVMMQVTVTTTYFGHAEQVSQEVYQYVDCGGNTTSLHGNFKASSYLPPPE; encoded by the exons ATGGGGAAGTCTTTCTCCCACCTCCCGAAGCATAAAAATGAATCTTGCGACAGCCTCACGTCCGCGCCGGAATACGCCGACTCGCAGAGCGACGATGGCAAGGGCGGGGACGTGTCCCAATTCCCCTACGTGGAGTTTACAGGCCGGGACAGTGTCACCTGCCCCACGTGCCAGGGGACCGGGAGGATCCCCCGAG GCCAAGAAAATCAGCTTGTGGCCTTGATTCCATACAGTGACCAAAGGCTGAGGCCTAGGAGAAC GAAGCTGTACGTGACGGTGTCGGTCAGCGTGTGCCTGCTGCTCTCCGCTCTCGCCGTCTTCTTCCTGTTTCCTCGCACCATCGATGTCACCTACGTGGGCGTGAAGTCTGCTCTCGTCACGTACAACCAGACCAGGCGGACTGTCTATATCAACATCACG AATATGCTGAACATCACCAACAACAACTACTACTCAGTGGAGGTTGCCAACATCACTGCCCAAGTGCAGTTCTCGAAGACTGTCATCGGTAAGACCCGCATCAACAACGTCACGTCCATCGGGCCCCTGGAAATGCGTCAG ATCGACTATATGGTCCCAACCATTATAGCAGATGAGATGAGCTACATGTA TGATTACTGCACACTGCAGACCATTAAAGTCCACAATATCGTGGTTATGATGCA GGTGACAGTTACCACGACATACTTTGGGCACGCAGAGCAGGTGTCTCAGGAGGTGTACCAGTATGTGGACTGCGGCGGGAACACCACCTCGCTGCACGGGAACTTCAAGGCGTCCAGCTACCTCCCCCCCCCTGAAtag